The following coding sequences are from one Rutidosis leptorrhynchoides isolate AG116_Rl617_1_P2 chromosome 11, CSIRO_AGI_Rlap_v1, whole genome shotgun sequence window:
- the LOC139875912 gene encoding uncharacterized protein — MEDSIAQFRDGVARFCNHIESSSAALLQSVNRRPIPFDSASLSFVQCLNRRVSTATSDLNLLESMTFDTVSFEELLGHCNEVYKKNEIDIADLEDRLSVFGYVPGLEINEPEDDVNDSKPNTSLNLKNTMEDDSLLADAIEAYNLYFSFSKDEFHMHPFTAGNNTIEMDRLYEPTSDITEIEKDEQHELKPFEDSESVINVPKDVYESLPSYMKSLASWEDLLVVVEKIKLHLQQKTKNRNFFTQDEISYLELGPKIRSYFLLLVKINILVVETIDGLISYRIVRCKEVRNAIEYIICFNRTEMNIIN; from the exons ATGGAAGATTCGATTGCTCAGTTTCGCGACGGCGTAGCTCGATTCTGCAACCACATCGAATCCAGCTCCGCCGCACTCCTTCAGTCTGTCAACCGCCGTCCGATTCCCTTCG ATTCTGCTTCGTTATCGTTTGTACAATGCTTAAATCGCCGTGTATCTACTGCTACCAGTGATCTTAATTTACTCGAGTCGATGACTTTTGATACGGTGTCGTTTGAGGAGTTGTTAGGTCACTGTAATGAAGTTTATAAGAAGAATGAAATTGATATTGCTGACCTTGAGGATCGTCTTTCTGTTTTTGGTTACGTTCCAG GGTTGGAGATTAATGAACCGGAAGATGACGTGAATGATTCGAAACCAAATACTAGTTTGAATTTGAAGAACACAATGGAAGATGACTCTCT GTTAGCTGATGCAATAGAggcttataatttatattttagtttttcaaaagatGAATTTCATATGCATCCTTTTACTGCAGGTAACAATACAATTGAGATGGACCGATTATATGAGCCAACCTCTGATATCACGGAAATAGAAA AGGATGAACAGCATGAATTGAAACCATTTGAAGATTCAGAGTCTGTAATAAATGTACCTAAAGATGTTTATGAAAGTCTTCCTTCATATATGAAAAGTTTAGCATCTTGGGAG GATTTGCTTGTTGTTGTTGAGAAGATTAAGTTACACCTCCAACAGAAAACCAAGAATAGAAACTTCTTCACCCAAGATGAAATTTCTTATCTGGAACTAG GCCCTAAAATCAGATCTTACTTTCTGTTACTTGTGAAGATAAACATCTTGGTGGTCGAGACTATCGATGGCTTGATTTCCTATAGA ATTGTGCGTTGCAAGGAGGTTAGGAATGCTATAGAGTACATCATTTGTTTTAACAGGACGGAAATGAATATTATTAATTAG